From Micromonospora rhizosphaerae, the proteins below share one genomic window:
- a CDS encoding antibiotic biosynthesis monooxygenase family protein: MAVVKINAIDVPPGAGEELEKRFAARAGAVENSPGFLGFELLRPVAGESRYFVYTKWESEEAYQAWASGPSRAAHAGGEQRRPVATGATLLEFEVVQQVPGKG, encoded by the coding sequence ATGGCAGTCGTGAAGATCAACGCGATCGACGTCCCGCCCGGCGCCGGTGAGGAACTGGAAAAGCGGTTCGCCGCCCGGGCCGGCGCCGTGGAGAACTCGCCCGGCTTCCTCGGCTTCGAACTGCTCCGCCCGGTCGCCGGGGAGAGCCGCTACTTCGTCTACACGAAGTGGGAATCGGAGGAGGCGTACCAGGCGTGGGCCTCCGGGCCGTCCCGGGCCGCGCACGCCGGTGGCGAGCAGCGCCGGCCGGTCGCCACCGGGGCCACGCTGCTGGAGTTCGAGGTGGTCCAGCAGGTGCCCGGCAAGGGCTGA
- a CDS encoding class F sortase, producing MASHSAPQPAARVARRDRRPGRRPWSAPLAVVLVLVGVFATGAGLGRTVGPFDWAAEVPRQSRERGELQASRPVSLSVPAIKVTAPVMRVGQARDGSIDVPPLSKHNDAGWYDKGPTPGEPGRAIIVGHVDTKSGPAVFYNLGKLKPGDRIEVTRSDRSVVIFKVDTVEHFDKAELPADRVYGDEGPPGLRLITCGGEWVGGRTGYRDNVIAFASLVDTRQP from the coding sequence ATGGCCAGCCACTCCGCCCCGCAGCCGGCCGCCCGCGTGGCGCGCCGCGACCGGCGGCCGGGGCGTCGCCCCTGGTCGGCGCCGCTGGCGGTGGTGCTGGTGCTGGTCGGCGTCTTCGCCACCGGGGCCGGGCTGGGCCGCACCGTCGGGCCGTTCGACTGGGCCGCTGAGGTCCCGCGCCAGTCGCGCGAGCGGGGCGAGCTTCAGGCCAGCCGACCGGTGAGCCTCTCCGTCCCGGCGATCAAGGTCACCGCCCCGGTGATGCGGGTCGGGCAGGCCCGGGACGGCTCCATCGACGTGCCGCCGCTGAGCAAGCACAACGACGCCGGCTGGTACGACAAGGGCCCGACTCCGGGCGAGCCGGGCCGGGCGATCATCGTCGGGCACGTGGACACCAAGAGCGGCCCGGCGGTCTTCTACAACCTGGGCAAGCTCAAGCCTGGCGACCGGATCGAGGTGACCCGGTCGGACCGGAGCGTGGTGATCTTCAAGGTCGACACGGTCGAGCACTTCGACAAGGCGGAACTGCCCGCCGACCGGGTGTACGGCGACGAGGGCCCGCCGGGGCTGCGGCTGATCACCTGCGGCGGCGAGTGGGTCGGCGGGAGGACCGGCTACCGGGACAACGTCATCGCCTTCGCGTCCCTTGTGGACACTCGCCAGCCCTGA
- a CDS encoding proteasome assembly chaperone family protein, which produces MLDPHELYELADDLPDLGQPVLIQALTGFVDAGSATRLAREQLLTSLEARPIARFDVDQLFDYRSRRPMMTFVEDRWAEYDAPELALHLLHDDDETPFLLLTGPEPDLQWERFVAAVAGLTARLDVRLTVGLNSIPMAVPHTRPSGVTAHATRRELIAGYEPWLQRVQVPGSVGHLLEFRLGEQGRDALGFAAHVPHYVAQTEYPAAAEVLLASVSRSTGLLLPRDGLRAAAEVVRVEIDRQVAQTEEAATLVQALEEQYDAFARGRGEKNLLTPETGPLPTADELGAELERFLAEQTRPNDTPGS; this is translated from the coding sequence GTGCTCGACCCACACGAGCTCTACGAACTCGCCGACGATCTGCCCGACCTCGGTCAACCGGTGCTGATCCAGGCGCTCACCGGCTTCGTCGACGCCGGCAGCGCCACCCGGCTGGCCCGGGAGCAGCTGCTCACCTCCCTCGAGGCGCGCCCGATCGCCCGCTTCGACGTCGACCAGCTCTTCGACTACCGCTCCCGCCGCCCGATGATGACCTTTGTCGAGGACCGCTGGGCCGAGTACGACGCCCCGGAGCTGGCGCTGCACCTGCTCCACGACGATGACGAGACCCCCTTCCTGCTGCTCACCGGGCCCGAGCCGGACCTGCAGTGGGAGCGGTTCGTGGCCGCGGTCGCCGGCCTCACCGCCCGGCTGGACGTCCGGCTCACCGTCGGGCTCAACTCCATCCCGATGGCGGTGCCGCACACCCGCCCCAGCGGGGTGACCGCCCACGCCACCCGGCGGGAACTGATCGCCGGCTACGAGCCGTGGCTGCAGCGGGTGCAGGTCCCGGGCAGCGTCGGGCACCTGCTGGAGTTCCGCCTCGGCGAGCAGGGCCGCGACGCGCTCGGCTTCGCCGCGCACGTGCCGCACTACGTCGCCCAGACCGAGTACCCGGCCGCGGCCGAGGTGCTGCTCGCCTCGGTGTCGCGCAGCACCGGCCTGCTGCTGCCCCGGGACGGGCTGCGCGCGGCCGCCGAGGTGGTCCGGGTGGAGATCGACCGGCAGGTCGCCCAGACCGAGGAGGCGGCCACCCTGGTCCAGGCCCTGGAGGAGCAGTACGACGCGTTCGCCCGGGGTCGCGGTGAAAAGAATCTGCTGACCCCTGAGACCGGCCCACTGCCCACCGCCGACGAACTCGGCGCCGAGCTGGAACGCTTCCTCGCCGAGCAGACCCGCCCGAACGACACCCCGGGGAGCTGA
- a CDS encoding exodeoxyribonuclease III — translation MRLATWNVNSVKARLPRLLDWLATTKPDVVCLQETKCPDGAFPVAEVGELGYEAASHSDGRWNGVAILSRVGLADVAVGFPGEPGFPEPEARSISATCDRLRVWSVYVPNGRTPVDPHYAYKLAWLAALRDALEPELTTGLPLAVCGDFNVAPTDADVWDPALFVTSTHVTPAERAALAALRDLGLSDVVPTPMKGPHPFTYWDYRAGMFHQNKGMRIDLVYASAPFARAVRSAYVDREARKGKGPSDHAPIVVDADLVPAVEAF, via the coding sequence ATGCGCCTGGCGACGTGGAACGTGAACTCGGTGAAGGCCCGCCTGCCCCGGCTCCTCGACTGGCTGGCCACCACGAAACCCGACGTCGTCTGCCTCCAGGAGACCAAGTGCCCCGACGGGGCGTTCCCGGTGGCCGAGGTGGGTGAGCTGGGCTACGAGGCGGCCAGCCACAGCGACGGCCGGTGGAACGGGGTGGCGATCCTGTCCCGGGTCGGGCTGGCCGACGTGGCGGTCGGTTTCCCCGGCGAGCCCGGGTTCCCGGAGCCGGAGGCCCGGTCGATCTCGGCCACCTGCGACAGGCTGCGGGTCTGGTCGGTCTACGTACCGAACGGGCGCACGCCCGTCGACCCGCACTACGCGTACAAGCTGGCCTGGTTGGCGGCGCTGCGGGACGCGCTCGAACCGGAGCTGACCACCGGGCTGCCGCTGGCCGTCTGCGGTGACTTCAACGTCGCGCCGACCGACGCCGACGTGTGGGACCCGGCCCTCTTCGTCACCTCCACCCACGTCACCCCGGCCGAGCGGGCAGCCCTGGCGGCGCTGCGCGACCTCGGGCTCAGCGACGTGGTCCCCACCCCGATGAAGGGCCCGCACCCCTTCACCTACTGGGACTACCGGGCCGGCATGTTCCACCAGAACAAGGGCATGCGGATCGACCTGGTGTACGCCTCGGCGCCGTTCGCCCGCGCGGTCCGCAGCGCCTACGTGGACCGCGAGGCCCGCAAGGGCAAGGGCCCTTCCGATCACGCGCCGATCGTGGTCGACGCCGACCTGGTCCCGGCCGTCGAGGCGTTCTGA